GTCGAATCCGGCGTAGAGCAGATTGAAGGCCCGTTCCAGATTGTTCAGCCGCTCGCCGTAGGCCATCAGCGTTTCCCCGGAGGTCTCGATCCCGGTCAGGGCGCTGTAGAGCCCGGCGATCTCCTCGGGATGGTAGAGCTCGGCATCCATCCACGCCGAGGAGAGGGTGCAGAGCCCCATGCAGTCCAGCACCGCCTTGTAGCGCTCCTGCCAGGCCACCAGGGCGGCGCGCTGCTGCGGCGTGGCCTCCAGGCCGGGGAAGACGAAGCCGAAGAGGTCCTGCGATGTCTCCGGCCGCAGGGATCCCGCCTCGGCCTGATACTCCTGGGCCGGGGCGCCCCGCAGATGCCCCGCCGCCTTGGCGCTGGTGACGATACCGAGCGCCCAGGCCGGATGGGAACGGAAGCCCGCCTCCATGACGGCGTTCCCCTTCACCAGGTTGGCGTAGGGACGTGTCTCTTCTCCGAGGGAACGGCTGGCCGCGTCGAGCCCCTCCGCCAGCAGATCGCCGAAGCCGCGCCGATACCCGATGGCCTCGATCAGACCCAGCATGGCCCCACCGGCCCCCCAGCGCAGGGGGAATCCGATCTCCCGCTGCGCCAGCAGCCCGCGGTCCACAAGCTCCATCGCCCAGGCCACCACGGCGGAGGTGTGGTCGCAGTCCAGCCCCAGCTCGTTGACCAG
This DNA window, taken from Synergistales bacterium, encodes the following:
- a CDS encoding aldehyde ferredoxin oxidoreductase C-terminal domain-containing protein, which translates into the protein RRLRESAFGRVHAEGGTLWAYLRNGSARAHGVRNMTSEYWSDQAIAAVSREAVERSMIARRACFSCPVPCSALFAVDGATVEGVQANMYRAFATNVDVRDAGTLLRANRLVNELGLDCDHTSAVVAWAMELVDRGLLAQREIGFPLRWGAGGAMLGLIEAIGYRRGFGDLLAEGLDAASRSLGEETRPYANLVKGNAVMEAGFRSHPAWALGIVTSAKAAGHLRGAPAQEYQAEAGSLRPETSQDLFGFVFPGLEATPQQRAALVAWQERYKAVLDCMGLCTLSSAWMDAELYHPEEIAGLYSALTGIETSGETLMAYGERLNNLERAFNLLYAGFDRCHDYPPRRFMEEPLQEGRYAGARLERGEWEAMLDAYYREHHWDEPTGRPFPETLERHGLSRLAEQARDRLPA